The Primulina eburnea isolate SZY01 chromosome 13, ASM2296580v1, whole genome shotgun sequence genome includes a region encoding these proteins:
- the LOC140808671 gene encoding F-box/kelch-repeat protein SKIP30-like, protein MSGLIEGLPDAVAIRCLARVPFYLHPKLELVSHSWRNAIHSNELFKAREEVNATEDFICVCAYDPDNLWQLYDPLHDLWITLPDLPSNIRHLAHFGVVSAAGKLYVLGGGSDAVDPLTGDQDGCFASDEVWSYDPITRQWYLCAAMTVPRAMFACCELDGKIIVAGGFTNSRKSISKAEIYDPEKDDWVPIPDLHHTHNTACTGFVIGGKVHILHKGLSTIQVLENIKQGWTVHDYGWLQGPMAVVKGKLYIMSHGQVYKQERDSNKLIVSASEFRRKIGFAMIGLGDDIYIIGGVIGPDRMNWDIKATSDVDVLTLGSERLVWRQVAPITRCRGTVLGCTQLKL, encoded by the coding sequence ATGTCTGGACTCATTGAAGGCCTTCCAGATGCTGTGGCCATAAGGTGTCTTGCACGAGTTCCTTTTTATCTACATCCTAAATTGGAACTTGTTTCCCATTCCTGGCGCAATGCCATTCACAGCAATGAGCTTTTCAAAGCCCGTGAGGAGGTCAATGCAACTGAGGATTTTATATGTGTATGTGCTTATGACCCTGACAATTTGTGGCAGCTTTATGATCCTTTACATGACCTTTGGATTACTCTCCCGGATCTTCCTTCAAATATTCGGCACCTTGCCCACTTTGGTGTCGTCTCTGCTGCAGGAAAGCTATATGTACTAGGTGGTGGTAGTGATGCTGTGGACCCTTTGACTGGTGACCAGGATGGATGTTTTGCATCAGACGAGGTTTGGTCATATGATCCAATAACTCGGCAGTGGTACTTGTGCGCAGCCATGACCGTCCCTAGGGCCATGTTTGCATGCTGTGAATTGGATGGAAAGATAATTGTTGCAGGTGGTTTTACCAACTCCCGTAAATCAATCTCCAAAGCCGAAATATACGACCCTGAAAAGGATGATTGGGTTCCTATACCTGATCTCCACCACACACATAATACTGCATGTACTGGTTTTGTTATTGGGGGTAAAGTTCATATCTTGCACAAGGGATTGTCAACCATACAAGTCTTGGAAAATATTAAGCAGGGTTGGACTGTTCATGACTATGGTTGGCTTCAGGGTCCTATGGCAGTTGTTAAGGGTAAGCTTTATATAATGAGTCATGGCCAGGTTTACAAACAGGAAAGGGATTCCAATAAGTTGATAGTCTCCGCATCCGAGTTTCGTCGTAAAATTGGGTTTGCCATGATAGGCTTGGGAGACGATATTTACATAATTGGAGGTGTCATCGGGCCGGACAGGATGAATTGGGACATCAAGGCTACCTCTGATGTCGATGTTCTGACACTGGGCAGCGAGAGACTGGTTTGGCGTCAGGTGGCTCCTATAACGCGGTGCCGGGGAACTGTTCTTGGATGTACACAACTAAAGCTTTAG